The Litorilinea aerophila genome has a window encoding:
- a CDS encoding DUF4255 domain-containing protein yields MANVFAIHSVGNSLATYLRNSYPEPLRTDHPCQFRLLSSGELADLGEIDTSLTLYLYRVTMNEHVRNRNRATHMDEHDVPLAVDLHYLLTVWSNSALAEQTILAWAVRQLYLFPTLSASSLTPEAGWGDNDIIQVVPAELSTEDLMRIWDALDPTYRLSVPYVARVVRIDPDTPADGRPVVATRLAWTDRYPSGEARP; encoded by the coding sequence ATGGCCAATGTCTTCGCAATTCACTCGGTGGGCAACTCCCTGGCCACCTACCTCCGCAACTCCTACCCGGAACCCCTGCGCACGGATCACCCGTGCCAGTTCCGCCTGCTCTCCAGCGGCGAGCTGGCCGACCTGGGCGAGATCGACACCTCCCTCACCCTCTACCTCTACCGGGTGACCATGAACGAACATGTGCGCAACCGCAACCGGGCCACCCACATGGACGAGCATGACGTCCCCCTGGCCGTGGACCTCCACTACCTGCTCACCGTGTGGTCCAACAGCGCCCTGGCCGAACAGACCATCCTGGCCTGGGCGGTGCGCCAGCTCTACCTCTTCCCCACCCTGAGCGCCTCCTCCCTCACCCCGGAAGCCGGCTGGGGAGACAACGACATCATCCAGGTGGTGCCGGCGGAGCTGAGTACCGAAGATCTCATGCGCATCTGGGACGCGCTGGACCCCACCTACCGCCTGAGCGTCCCCTACGTGGCCCGGGTGGTGCGCATTGACCCCGACACGCCAGCCGACGGGCGTCCGGTGGTGGCCACCCGCCTGGCATGGACGGACCGCTACCCGTCCGGGGAGGCTCGGCCATGA
- a CDS encoding AfsR/SARP family transcriptional regulator, translated as MNQISFSLLGKLSGCCDGAEIPGLELHRVQELLCYLLIYRRRNHNREQLASVLWGETSTAQSKKNLRQTIWQLQTALHQERQPVLARLLMVDNEWIQVNPDASYWLDIAVLEDAFLAVQAVPDSHLTAEQKRLLEESAGLYRGDLLEGWYQEWCIFERERYRSMYLAILDKLIGYSEAHGEYEAGLLFGAQVLRFDRAMERAHRRLMRLHYLAGNRTAALRQYELCLQALREELDVEPAQSTQQLYRQICADEHDQIAGTPLPPASPPPTPPATGTSPAIQQLLQLRITLAALQQQLDQCVKALEQTLTSRH; from the coding sequence ATGAACCAGATTTCATTTTCCTTGCTTGGAAAGTTATCCGGCTGCTGCGACGGGGCGGAGATCCCGGGGCTGGAGCTGCACCGGGTCCAGGAGCTGCTGTGCTACCTGCTCATCTACCGGCGCCGAAACCACAACCGGGAACAGCTGGCCTCGGTCCTCTGGGGGGAAACTTCCACCGCCCAGTCCAAAAAAAATCTGCGCCAGACCATCTGGCAACTGCAGACGGCCCTCCACCAGGAGCGCCAGCCTGTCCTGGCCCGGCTTTTGATGGTGGACAACGAGTGGATTCAGGTGAACCCGGATGCTTCCTACTGGCTGGACATCGCCGTGCTGGAGGATGCCTTCCTGGCCGTCCAGGCGGTGCCCGACAGCCATTTGACGGCCGAACAGAAGCGCCTGCTGGAAGAGTCGGCCGGGCTCTACCGGGGCGACCTGCTGGAAGGCTGGTACCAGGAGTGGTGTATCTTCGAGCGTGAACGGTACCGGAGCATGTACCTGGCCATCCTGGACAAATTGATCGGCTACAGCGAAGCCCACGGCGAGTATGAGGCCGGCCTCCTCTTCGGCGCCCAGGTCCTGCGCTTCGACCGGGCCATGGAGCGCGCCCACCGGCGGCTCATGCGCCTCCACTACCTGGCCGGCAACCGCACCGCAGCCCTGCGCCAGTATGAGCTCTGCCTCCAGGCCCTGCGGGAAGAGCTGGATGTGGAACCCGCCCAGAGCACCCAACAGCTCTACCGCCAGATCTGCGCCGACGAGCACGATCAGATCGCGGGTACCCCCCTGCCCCCAGCCAGCCCACCCCCCACTCCTCCCGCCACGGGCACCTCCCCGGCCATCCAACAGCTCCTCCAGCTCCGGATTACCCTGGCCGCGCTGCAACAGCAGCTTGACCAGTGCGTCAAAGCCCTGGAACAGACCCTCACCAGCCGCCACTGA